The following proteins come from a genomic window of Alicyclobacillus dauci:
- a CDS encoding ComF family protein — protein MEPTVTRRFWWRQRANLVLNWVFPNAEELCVLCGRPVVGAAAATEEKSNAKLNMCLFCAQDLSTCDATPTAQTLRLGGSGQLMTVHSSLVYDHLVRTMVRSWKYDGVIALTNWFAGHVASVIGQQSLDPTAGTLVVPVPSTRDRTQKRGYDHVRLLTNQISLLCHLHSAPALKRLQNGDGFTQSQTAKSAVERQRGLSQVYLHNKEVSVRGQRIFLVDDIVTTGATLSACAERLMHAGAASVECFVIARVL, from the coding sequence ATGGAACCGACCGTCACACGCCGATTTTGGTGGCGTCAGCGCGCAAACCTGGTGCTCAACTGGGTCTTTCCCAACGCTGAGGAGTTGTGTGTCCTCTGTGGGCGACCCGTGGTGGGCGCGGCGGCCGCCACCGAAGAAAAATCGAACGCAAAGCTTAACATGTGCCTATTCTGCGCCCAGGATTTGAGCACGTGCGACGCCACGCCAACCGCACAGACGCTGCGGCTCGGTGGGTCAGGTCAGTTGATGACTGTGCACAGCAGTCTCGTATACGACCACCTTGTTCGCACCATGGTTCGATCCTGGAAATACGACGGCGTGATCGCACTGACGAATTGGTTCGCCGGGCATGTCGCCTCAGTCATCGGGCAGCAGTCCCTGGACCCAACTGCCGGCACTCTCGTCGTTCCTGTTCCGTCGACAAGGGACCGAACGCAAAAACGCGGTTACGATCACGTCCGTCTCCTCACAAATCAAATCTCTCTCCTGTGCCACCTACATAGCGCTCCAGCTCTCAAACGCCTCCAAAACGGGGACGGCTTCACCCAATCACAAACGGCGAAATCAGCTGTCGAGCGTCAGCGGGGGCTCTCACAAGTCTATCTCCATAACAAAGAGGTTTCTGTCCGCGGCCAGCGAATCTTCCTTGTGGACGATATTGTTACAACCGGTGCAACGCTCTCAGCGTGTGCGGAGCGATTGATGCATGCCGGCGCAGCAAGTGTTGAATGTTTTGTTATTGCTCGTGTGTTGTAA